Proteins encoded in a region of the Paenibacillus sp. E222 genome:
- a CDS encoding GNAT family N-acetyltransferase, with amino-acid sequence MKSQLTIQSSSITLRPLTLEDQDALYALTRQPEITDILPEWRMTEEQLHGFLQFVVGSYEQFDPKDVRVMLAVVHNKDQQIIGWCGVFPNDMLDSDDREVAYAISRDYRNKGYITEAVNALTTYLFENTLLDRIVGIVKPFNQPSRKVLEHAEFRYVSRRKLSDQADYDYFERHKVQPAPASSLGLQSQVQLRRACQEDAEVLTEICTRAFDHAIRVWAKGDTVPDSNLCPPGYSSVRMHSYVIREWDYYVIEWDGCTIGGVSVNVLGSRHARLDKIFIDPVCHGRGIGSQVIRLVEAEFPEIGVWKLETSGRHRDNHHFYEKMGYVCLHASEDEYGYEKIITIEPVIQLPSEELSNVKGETVTEFYQADLDSVRFSTSNLRDIRMTDCNLSGGKFTNLNMTSILLADLRLTDSKVEFCALDGVHFQDTHLGPDRVPMRWEHCDLKGSHFNDCDLSDVQLEQCQVAGMKINGVAIEELFAAYESMKANR; translated from the coding sequence ATGAAAAGTCAATTGACCATCCAATCCAGTTCGATTACATTACGTCCACTAACGCTGGAAGACCAGGACGCGCTGTATGCATTAACCCGACAACCTGAAATCACGGATATTCTTCCCGAATGGAGGATGACAGAGGAACAGCTGCATGGTTTTCTGCAATTTGTTGTTGGCAGTTACGAGCAGTTCGATCCAAAAGATGTACGGGTCATGCTGGCAGTTGTACACAACAAAGACCAGCAAATCATTGGTTGGTGTGGTGTGTTTCCCAATGACATGCTGGATAGTGATGATCGTGAAGTGGCTTACGCCATTTCACGCGATTATCGGAATAAAGGGTATATTACAGAAGCAGTGAATGCCTTAACGACATACTTGTTCGAAAATACTCTGTTGGACCGAATCGTGGGTATTGTGAAGCCGTTTAACCAGCCTTCACGCAAGGTGCTTGAGCATGCCGAATTTCGTTATGTCTCTCGCAGAAAACTTTCGGATCAGGCAGATTACGATTACTTTGAGCGACATAAAGTACAGCCGGCACCAGCATCTTCACTGGGGCTGCAATCTCAAGTTCAGCTTCGTCGTGCATGCCAAGAGGATGCTGAAGTGCTTACGGAGATATGCACCAGAGCCTTTGACCATGCGATTAGAGTCTGGGCTAAAGGAGACACAGTTCCGGACAGCAACCTTTGTCCACCAGGCTATTCGTCTGTTCGTATGCACAGTTACGTGATCCGTGAATGGGACTATTACGTTATAGAATGGGATGGGTGTACCATTGGTGGAGTCAGTGTCAATGTATTGGGAAGCAGGCATGCGAGACTGGATAAAATCTTTATTGATCCCGTTTGTCATGGTCGGGGTATAGGATCTCAGGTCATCAGGCTTGTTGAGGCCGAATTTCCCGAGATTGGGGTATGGAAGCTGGAGACCTCGGGAAGACATCGGGATAATCATCATTTTTATGAGAAAATGGGTTATGTCTGTCTCCATGCGTCTGAAGATGAATATGGATATGAGAAAATCATAACAATAGAGCCTGTAATCCAGCTCCCATCTGAGGAATTATCCAACGTTAAGGGTGAGACAGTTACTGAATTTTACCAAGCTGATCTGGATTCAGTTCGCTTCAGCACCAGCAATCTTCGGGATATCCGGATGACCGATTGCAACCTGAGTGGGGGCAAATTCACCAATCTGAATATGACCAGCATATTACTGGCCGATTTGCGTTTAACAGATAGCAAGGTTGAATTCTGCGCTTTGGATGGTGTTCATTTCCAGGATACACATCTCGGCCCAGATAGAGTACCCATGCGTTGGGAACATTGTGACCTCAAGGGCAGTCATTTCAATGACTGTGATCTGTCCGACGTACAGTTGGAACAGTGTCAGGTGGCAGGAATGAAGATTAATGGAGTGGCTATAGAGGAGTTATTTGCTGCGTATGAGTCCATGAAGGCAAATAGATAA
- a CDS encoding GNAT family N-acetyltransferase has protein sequence MSLSVTIRNSSPADLQDMVILMDQLGYPTTYAEMKERYSHIAADSNFATLVAEVRGRVVGLIGLQTSYLYEKNGKHCRIMALIVHDQFRSSGIGRQLILEAEQWAATHGVDSLSLNSGNRPDREAAHKFYQQMGFTAGSTGFSKKPQALQHS, from the coding sequence ATGAGTCTGAGTGTAACGATTCGTAACAGTTCCCCTGCAGATCTGCAGGATATGGTCATTCTTATGGATCAACTCGGTTATCCAACTACGTATGCCGAAATGAAGGAGCGTTATTCGCACATCGCTGCGGATTCAAACTTTGCAACGTTGGTTGCCGAAGTCCGTGGCCGTGTCGTTGGACTGATTGGACTCCAAACATCTTACCTATATGAAAAAAACGGAAAACACTGCCGTATTATGGCTCTTATCGTGCATGACCAGTTCAGAAGCTCCGGCATCGGTCGTCAGCTTATTCTGGAAGCAGAGCAATGGGCAGCCACTCATGGCGTGGATTCCTTGTCTCTAAACAGCGGCAATCGCCCGGATCGTGAAGCTGCGCATAAATTCTACCAACAGATGGGCTTTACCGCGGGAAGCACCGGCTTTAGCAAAAAGCCGCAGGCTTTGCAGCACAGCTGA